From Halococcus hamelinensis 100A6, one genomic window encodes:
- a CDS encoding translation initiation factor IF-5A, with product MARQQTQVRELDEGSYVMIDDTPCQITAYSTAKPGKHGSAKARVEGKGVFDENKRNFTQPVDAKVWVPIINRKQGQVVSMESDSVAQVMDLETYQTFTIKTPDGTSLSPDDEIEYLEMDEQRKVV from the coding sequence ATGGCCAGACAGCAGACGCAAGTTCGCGAACTCGACGAGGGAAGCTACGTGATGATCGACGACACGCCGTGTCAGATCACGGCCTACAGCACCGCCAAACCCGGCAAGCACGGCAGCGCGAAGGCCCGCGTCGAGGGCAAGGGCGTCTTCGACGAGAACAAGCGCAACTTCACCCAGCCCGTCGACGCGAAGGTCTGGGTCCCGATCATCAACCGAAAGCAGGGCCAGGTCGTCAGCATGGAATCCGACAGCGTCGCCCAGGTGATGGACCTCGAGACCTACCAGACGTTCACCATCAAGACCCCCGACGGCACCAGCCTCTCGCCCGACGACGAGATCGAGTACCTCGAGATGGACGAACAGCGCA